CGTCAGAAAGTGAATGAATTATTTGAATTTTACTTGCAGCCAGTAACAGGTGTTCCAGAGATGCTCAAAAATCTGGACTATCCTGTTTGTGTGGCTTCGAGTGCGCCTATAGCCAAAATTAGTAAGGCTCTAAATGTCACAAATCTATCCCATTATTTTGGCGATAGCTTGTTTAGTTCTTATGAGGTAGGCTCGTGGAAACCCGACCCAGGTTTATTTTTATACGCAGCTAATAAAATGGGATTCCCGCCCGAATATTGTGTGGTCATTGAGGATAGCGATGTCGGAATTCAAGCTGCACATTCAGCCGGAATTTATGCTTTGAAATATTCAACAGAGGAGAAAGCAGAGACACAAAATAATGTGTTTTCTCATATGAAATATCTGGAAAAGCGGCTGGATAATATTTACGCGATGAAATGCGATCGCTCATAAAATAGCCCAGGATATGTAATAATTTAATGACTTTTGGTGACAGGGCATATCGAGAACCGTTGCCTGAATCAGGAATCCTTCTATTGCAATAGTCGATGAGTTGTCAGGCTATATCAATGTCAGCGAACAAAGTTCTTGACTTATTTTTGCTTAAGAGTTAGGTTATCAATATTGTCTTAAATCCGGTAAATCTATCAATATATAGTATGATACTAATTTAAAACAAGATAAACTTTTTTAAATTAG
The genomic region above belongs to Calothrix sp. NIES-2098 and contains:
- a CDS encoding HAD-superfamily hydrolase subfamily IA, variant 3, translating into MKHLCIIFDLDGTLVDSERLCNQAFIDLLPFINESIDGLILRYRGRKLALILADIEMRYGVKLPIDFEVIYRQKVNELFEFYLQPVTGVPEMLKNLDYPVCVASSAPIAKISKALNVTNLSHYFGDSLFSSYEVGSWKPDPGLFLYAANKMGFPPEYCVVIEDSDVGIQAAHSAGIYALKYSTEEKAETQNNVFSHMKYLEKRLDNIYAMKCDRS